Proteins encoded in a region of the Mucilaginibacter sabulilitoris genome:
- a CDS encoding TetR/AcrR family transcriptional regulator — protein MKDKEQTKRKLIDAVGAIIKSRGFGSIRISKVARQAGVDRKLIYRYFGNMNNLTEAYIVENDYWMVFAEQLNRLFQEVSDDNSQLVITETLQGLFKYFYKQPKMQNLILIELTGSSQLMRSIHNVRESMGQDILEKTDMHFKNSGINFRAVAGLLIGGIYYMVLHTLSNGYNFADVDLESEEGMKAVSETLANVVDWAFKAAANH, from the coding sequence ATGAAAGATAAAGAACAAACTAAACGCAAACTTATAGATGCGGTTGGTGCCATTATTAAATCCAGAGGATTTGGCTCTATACGTATCAGCAAAGTAGCCCGGCAGGCTGGTGTTGATCGCAAGCTGATCTACCGCTACTTCGGAAACATGAACAATTTGACGGAGGCCTATATTGTCGAGAATGATTATTGGATGGTCTTTGCTGAACAGTTGAACCGTCTTTTCCAAGAGGTAAGTGATGATAATTCACAATTGGTTATAACAGAAACATTGCAGGGACTGTTTAAGTATTTCTACAAGCAACCAAAAATGCAAAATTTGATTTTAATTGAACTTACCGGTTCCAGCCAACTGATGCGTAGTATTCATAACGTGCGGGAATCTATGGGCCAGGATATTTTAGAAAAAACGGATATGCATTTTAAAAATTCTGGAATTAATTTTAGGGCTGTTGCAGGATTGTTGATTGGTGGTATATATTACATGGTGCTACATACCCTTAGCAATGGATATAATTTTGCCGATGTTGACCTGGAATCCGAGGAAGGAATGAAAGCGGTATCAGAGACACTTGCTAATGTGGTAGATTGGGCCTTTAAAGCAGCTGCGAATCATTAA
- a CDS encoding rhodanese-like domain-containing protein, with protein MKYLTFFGFMSLCIFFIYRMFATSTDDHSLEHILAKDPIIIDVRTPEEYKMGHINGSLNISLAELEKGTPLSLDLKCPILTCCSHGVRSIQAVKILVNRGYQNASNGGAWTNLQMLMDKYHHSKVSDIK; from the coding sequence ATGAAATACCTCACATTCTTTGGCTTTATGTCGTTATGCATATTTTTTATCTATCGAATGTTTGCTACATCTACGGATGACCATTCCCTGGAGCATATTCTAGCCAAGGACCCCATCATTATTGATGTTCGTACGCCTGAAGAGTATAAAATGGGACATATTAATGGTTCACTTAATATTTCTCTGGCAGAACTGGAAAAAGGTACGCCATTAAGCCTCGATCTCAAATGCCCAATATTAACTTGTTGTTCTCATGGTGTAAGAAGTATCCAGGCTGTAAAAATACTCGTCAATAGAGGGTATCAAAATGCATCTAATGGCGGGGCCTGGACTAATCTTCAAATGCTGATGGATAAATATCACCATTCAAAAGTTTCAGATATTAAATAA
- a CDS encoding DUF4202 domain-containing protein, translating into MNQLQEAFKLFDEYNQQDPRSITWRNAEYPLEYAYSLMLSQWVVSLQSASSEELLLASRSQHIGRWEIPRETYPEGREHYLKWRKDLAGHHAAVASSLMQKAGYEENKISRVREIILKKRIKQDAEVQIMENALCLLFLEYQYEDLRKKYLHDPEKIVNILYKSLLKMDAHGHKVARLLNFSSDGLVLVKKAIELVNMPK; encoded by the coding sequence ATGAATCAACTACAGGAAGCTTTTAAATTATTTGATGAATACAATCAGCAGGACCCGCGTTCTATAACCTGGAGAAATGCTGAGTATCCTTTGGAATATGCCTATTCATTAATGCTCTCTCAGTGGGTTGTGTCCTTACAGTCTGCTTCCAGCGAGGAGCTTTTACTTGCTTCGCGGAGTCAGCATATCGGTAGATGGGAAATTCCAAGAGAAACTTATCCTGAAGGAAGAGAGCACTATTTAAAATGGCGCAAAGATCTGGCAGGACATCATGCGGCAGTTGCTTCCAGCCTGATGCAAAAAGCAGGATATGAAGAAAATAAAATAAGCCGCGTACGAGAGATAATTCTTAAAAAAAGAATAAAGCAGGATGCTGAAGTACAGATTATGGAAAATGCCTTATGCCTGCTTTTCCTGGAATATCAATATGAGGATTTGCGTAAGAAATATTTACATGATCCTGAAAAGATAGTGAATATTCTATACAAATCGCTATTGAAAATGGATGCGCATGGCCACAAAGTTGCCAGGCTGCTAAACTTTTCCAGCGATGGCTTGGTGCTGGTAAAAAAAGCAATTGAGCTCGTTAATATGCCGAAGTAA
- a CDS encoding DUF3817 domain-containing protein, producing MINLLKTQLGRLKLAGYVEGTSLILLLFVAVPLKYFAGNPALVRAIGPVHGLLFLWFIISTLSVGVEEQWKFRETTWKVLIACVIPFGTFYIDKFILKNVPDEPDPERVND from the coding sequence ATGATCAACCTATTAAAAACTCAGCTTGGAAGATTAAAACTGGCAGGCTATGTGGAAGGGACCTCCCTCATACTGTTACTCTTTGTAGCCGTTCCATTAAAGTATTTCGCAGGAAATCCGGCTTTGGTGCGCGCCATTGGACCGGTTCATGGCTTGCTATTTTTATGGTTCATCATCAGTACTTTAAGTGTTGGTGTGGAGGAGCAATGGAAATTCCGGGAAACAACCTGGAAAGTACTGATCGCCTGTGTTATTCCTTTCGGGACATTTTATATTGATAAGTTTATTTTAAAAAATGTGCCTGATGAACCAGATCCTGAAAGGGTGAATGATTAG
- a CDS encoding cytochrome-c peroxidase — protein sequence MKKKLIIIIVLINLIICYFAYNLRPTQIDYNVREDKAAFSVPSNFPKPVYDFKGNKVTPAGFKLGRILFYDRQLSLDQSTSCGTCHQSYAAFANLNLPVSRGVKGCTGTRNAPALFNLAWQQGFMWDGRIDQFKLTSHNAISNPCEMANDLDHISKRLQTLKFYPVLFREAFGDSTIKSKYILNALVQFMAMLVSSNSKYDKYVRKEPGGNFSEEEMQGYALFKQKCSSCHREPLFTDRSYRNNGLDIWSLDKGRDSLTHTAKDFGKFRVPSLRNVEVTAPYMHDGRLATLNEVLAHYDHGVEPNPNLDPQLKRNGKLGIVLNLKEQNRILAFLKTLTDKEFINDKRFQTP from the coding sequence ATGAAAAAGAAGTTGATAATTATCATTGTACTGATCAACCTGATCATCTGCTATTTTGCCTATAATCTTCGACCAACCCAAATCGATTATAATGTTCGCGAAGATAAGGCAGCGTTTTCAGTGCCAAGTAATTTTCCGAAACCAGTTTATGATTTTAAAGGCAATAAAGTTACGCCGGCAGGATTTAAACTTGGACGAATTCTTTTTTATGACCGGCAATTATCGCTGGATCAATCAACATCCTGTGGAACATGTCACCAATCTTATGCCGCATTTGCAAATCTTAATCTCCCGGTAAGCCGTGGCGTTAAAGGTTGCACGGGAACAAGGAATGCACCTGCCTTATTTAACCTGGCCTGGCAGCAGGGATTTATGTGGGACGGACGCATTGATCAGTTTAAGCTTACTTCTCATAATGCGATTTCCAACCCCTGCGAAATGGCAAATGACCTTGATCATATCAGTAAAAGACTACAGACATTAAAATTTTATCCGGTGTTGTTTCGGGAAGCATTTGGTGACAGCACAATCAAATCGAAATATATTTTAAATGCGCTTGTCCAATTTATGGCCATGTTGGTTTCTTCTAATTCCAAATATGATAAGTATGTCCGTAAAGAGCCGGGCGGAAACTTCAGCGAGGAAGAGATGCAGGGATATGCGCTGTTCAAACAAAAATGCAGTTCTTGCCATCGGGAACCATTATTCACTGACCGTAGCTACCGTAACAATGGCCTCGATATTTGGTCTCTGGACAAAGGAAGAGACAGTTTAACCCATACTGCCAAAGATTTTGGCAAATTCAGGGTACCATCTTTAAGGAATGTAGAGGTTACGGCCCCCTATATGCATGATGGCAGATTAGCTACCCTGAATGAGGTGTTGGCGCACTATGATCATGGTGTCGAACCAAATCCAAATCTTGATCCTCAACTGAAACGAAATGGCAAATTAGGCATCGTACTTAATTTAAAAGAGCAAAATAGGATCCTGGCATTTTTAAAAACACTTACTGATAAAGAATTTATAAACGATAAAAGATTTCAAACTCCCTGA
- a CDS encoding SCO family protein, giving the protein MKKVIYLFMIAVTITACKEKPNKLPIYGNRQAIKRIIDGKPTVDTIYQTIPAFSFINQDSVIISNHLFDGKIYVADFFFTSCPSICPVMHRNLMKVYEKYKGNNEVMLLSHSIDYKYDVPQILKRYATKLGVTGSQWQFVRGPKESIYGLAKNNYLVSVGEDSKAPGGYVHQGYLVLVDKQKRVRGAYDGTKTEQVEQLMSDMDLLLAETKQDQ; this is encoded by the coding sequence ATGAAGAAAGTAATTTATTTGTTCATGATTGCTGTAACCATCACGGCCTGTAAGGAAAAACCGAATAAACTTCCCATTTATGGTAATCGGCAAGCTATTAAACGAATAATAGATGGAAAACCCACTGTTGATACTATTTACCAAACAATTCCCGCGTTCAGTTTTATCAATCAGGACAGCGTAATCATTTCTAATCACCTGTTCGATGGAAAGATTTATGTTGCAGATTTCTTCTTTACGTCTTGTCCTTCAATCTGCCCGGTAATGCACCGTAATTTAATGAAGGTTTATGAGAAATATAAAGGGAATAACGAGGTAATGCTGCTATCTCATAGCATTGATTATAAATATGATGTTCCACAAATTCTTAAACGCTATGCTACAAAATTAGGGGTTACCGGCTCCCAATGGCAATTTGTCCGCGGACCTAAAGAAAGCATCTATGGACTTGCGAAAAACAACTACCTCGTTTCGGTTGGCGAGGATAGCAAAGCCCCCGGAGGGTACGTCCATCAAGGTTATTTGGTGCTGGTTGATAAGCAAAAACGTGTGAGAGGTGCGTATGACGGAACTAAAACTGAACAGGTGGAGCAGTTGATGAGTGACATGGACCTATTGCTCGCAGAGACGAAACAAGACCAATAA
- a CDS encoding DUF3817 domain-containing protein: MEMIFESALGRLRVSAYAAGVTLVLLLGAALPLKYFLGQPNMLWTISPFHVIFTLWFIFNTLNVAIEHRWKFRETTWKVLLSCVIPLGILYIDRHILKKESRPDHNVQNDQ, from the coding sequence ATGGAAATGATTTTTGAATCGGCATTAGGGCGTTTAAGAGTAAGTGCATATGCGGCTGGAGTTACCTTGGTTCTGTTGCTTGGAGCTGCACTACCGCTTAAATATTTCTTAGGACAACCTAATATGCTATGGACGATTTCACCATTCCATGTGATTTTTACCCTGTGGTTCATCTTTAATACGCTTAACGTAGCAATTGAACATCGGTGGAAGTTCCGTGAAACGACCTGGAAAGTTTTACTAAGCTGCGTCATCCCATTGGGAATACTTTATATCGACAGGCACATCCTCAAAAAAGAGAGCCGGCCGGATCATAACGTGCAAAATGATCAATGA